In Nodosilinea sp. PGN35, the genomic stretch GCTGGCCTTTAGCCTGGTGCGGGGGCTGGCCTTGGTGAATGTGGCGGCGGCGGTCAGTCTGCGGGGCTGGCCCTTTGCGGCGGCGATCGCCGAGAGCCTGCTGATCTTTGCCACCGCCGCCCTCAGCCTAGAGCTAGCGCGGCAGCAGCAGTGGATCAAACCCGTAAAATGAGCCAGAAATTTCAGGCCATAGCCAGAATCCACTGAGCCAGGGCTAGGGCTTGAGGACGGCTGAGTTTGCCCTGGGCAGTTCTGGGCAGGGCGCTGACTAAGATCCACTGCTTGGGCAGTTTGTAGGGGGCCAGCAGCGATCGCAGTCGCTCCGGCAGATCGGGCAGCAGTTCTGTAGAATTCATCACCACCAGGGCGCAGAGCCGCTCACCCCAGCGATCGCAGGGCAGCCCCACCACGCAAGCGTCCTTTACCCCGCCCGTCGCCAACAGCACCGCCTCAATTTCTTCAGGAAACACATTCTCGCCGCCGGTAATGATCTTGCTGCTGCTGCGCCCGACAACGTGCAGATAGCCCCCGTCATCCAAATAGCCCATGTCGTCGGTAGCCAACCCCGTAGGGTGGGCACTGCCCACCAAACCCCCTTTGCCAGAAAATCCCCAGTAGCCCAGCGCCAGAGACCTAGCCCGGATCACCACCCGCCCCACCTGCCCCAACGGCAGCGGCTGCCCCTGGTCGTTGAGAATCGTGATTTTTACATGGGGCAACGGTCTACCACTGCTGCGGTGCCCCGCCAAAAATTCCTCGGGCAGCAGGGTGGCGACCTGGGCGGCGGACTCAGTCATGCCGTAGGTGAGAGCGACGGGAATCTGCGCTGCCTGGGCCGCATCGAGCAGCGATCGCCCTGCCGGAGCGCCCCCCAGCAGCACCGCTCGAAAACCTCGCAGCCAGGGGATAAACCCACCGCCCAGCGCCAGCAATGCTTGGAGCTGAGTTGGCACCAGCGAGAGAAATCCACCCGGCGGTAGAGAGAGATAGTTTTCCCGTTTGAGATCGCTGTAGGGCTGAAGCGCCAGACAGCCCCCTGAAACCAGCACCCGCAGCGCCTGCATCAGACCGCTGACGTGGAACAGCGGCAGCACGCAGTAGGCATGCACAGCCTTCACCCCAAAGTGGGATCGAAATCCTTCGATGGAGACACTTAGGGTGTCCCAGCTATGTACCGCAAACTTGATCTGGCCCGACGACCCACCCGTAGGAATAAGTATTTGTCCTGGCTGACTTCCCACAACTTGGCAAGGATAGCCCTGGATTTCTGGACAGACGGGAGCATCCCAGCGAGGCCTGACTAGGGCTTGTAGCTGCTGACGCTCGCGATCGCCCCAGCCGGGGTTCGCCAAGACCACAGTGCAGCCCTCCGACCAGGCCGCCAGGCAGGCCGCCAAAAACAGCAGCGGGTCAGACTCAGCAATGAGGACTCCGGGGCTGTAGGAATCGACGGATGCTCTGTAGGCCGCGAAAACCGGGATCAGCTGGCCCAAATGCAGCCAAAACGACCGACTGCTAGGGCCAACCAACCAGTCATCGTCCCAGCGCCTTTGCAGCAGCGTCTTTAGAGGCTGTCCCATAGCTCGGCGGGGGTGAGGGTATCCCAGTCGTCGGCAAAGCAACCCTGGGTGCCAAAGCCCAGGGCCGGAGCGGGGGTAGGCGAACAGCGGGCCGCCAACGCCAGAGCCGCCCGTCGCCCCACTACGGTTTCAAAAACCGAAGAAAACACTAGTCCTTGACCAAGCTGATTTTGACAGGGGCCAGCCGTTCTGGGTGCAGGGTGTAAGGTATACGGTCTACGGCTCACCTTGAACCTGAAACCTTGACCCGTATACCCCACTGACCCGTCATCTTTAGCTTGGCAGTCTACTAGCTGAGGCCGATGCTGTTGGCAAAAGGCTTCTAGCTTGTGGGGTGAACCAGCGATCGCAGGCTTGACCACAACCACCCCGCGCCAGCCCAACCCCCAGCAGGCTTCCAGCTGAGCCACCGTCGCCACCGACTCATCCAGGGCGATCGCCGTCTGGTAGCGCTGCCCCATCTCCCTCATCTCCCCCACCCGCTCAACCGACAGCGGCTGCTCCAGGTATTCAACCGTGGCTATTTGAGGATTGTCATTGATGCGATCGCACACCGCCAGCCACTGCTCCGCCTCCGCCAGACTCAGCCCGCCATTGGCGTCCAGCCGCAGCCGAGCCTCGGGGGGAATGGCCTTCATCAGCTGCTCCAACCAGGAAATTTCGTTAGCGATAGGATGCACGCCAATCTTCCATTTCAAAGTGCAATGCCCCTGTGCCAGCCGTTGAAAAGCCACTTTCAGCACAGATTCACCAGCGGGCAGGAGGCCGCAGATTGCAGAAATCGCCGGTTCCTGCCCATCCGTAGAATGCTCTGAAGTTAGATCCACCATGGCAGACTCTAGCCCAAACTGGGTGGCGGGCAGCTCATTGGGAATGGGGTGCGATTCGCGGAGCGATCCCGAAGGGAATCGCCACTCACCCCCCTGAGCTTGGCAAAACGCCAGCGCCTCGGCCAGCGACTCGCTGCCAAACCAGGGTATGGGTGCCACCTCACCGTAGCCCACTCGTCCCAGACTATCCCTCAGGCGCAGCAGCAGCCCCTCGCGCCACACCCAGGGGCCGTGGGCCGTCTGCAACGGCTGCACAAACCGCCGTTTGTAGGGCCGCATTGCCAACTCAATCCCCATTGGCCGCCCATTCAAAACTCAAAACTTAAAACTCAAAATTTGGTCAGACGCTCAACCAAAACCCCAAACTCAACAACACCCCGCTCCAAAAGTGAAAGCCAATGGCAAAAAACTTGGCGTTAAACACCCGGCTCGGCTGGTCGTGGTAGCGGGTGACGTGGCGACCGAGCCGCCAGGCCGAAAGCAGGCTGAAAAATACCAGCGCCGTCCAGACCGGAAAAATACCTAGAACCAGAGCCAGGGCGGCGATCGCAAAAAACGCCCCGCAGACCCAGGGCACCAGCGCCGCCCCCCGCTGTGTGCCCAGTCGCACAATGGGCGATCGCTTGCCCGCGGCCAGGTCATCCTCCACCTGGTGAAAGTGGGAGCAAAACAGCACCAGAGTCGTGCTCAGCCCCACCATTGCCCCCGCCATCTGGCTGCCCCACGACCAGCTCTGGGTCTGGCTGTAGTAGGCCGCCCCCATGGCCAGAGGCCCAAAGCTAAAGAAGCACAGCACCTCCCCCAGGCCCTGGTAGCCCAGGCGAAAGGGCGGCCCCTGGTACATATAGCCCAGGCCGCAGCAGAGCAGAATGATCGCCAGCACGGTGGGGTCTTGCTGAATCAGGGCGATCGCCACAATGCCCGCAATGCCCAGGCCCAAGCACAGATTCGCCAGGGCAAACACCAGCCGCCGATTGCGCGTGAGATTGACGACAGAATGGGCCTTGTTAACATCGATGCCGGTCTCAGCATCAAACACGTCATTACTGAGGTTTTCCCAGGCCAAAATAAGCACCGCCGCCAGCAGAAACAGGGCAAAAATACCGCCGTCAAACTGGCCGGTTTCAGCGTAGGCGATCGCGCTACCCACCACCATCGGCATAATGGCAACGCTATACATGGGGGGCTTTATAGCCGCTAGCCAGAGTTTGCGGTCAGCTTGATTTACCGATTGGGTGGTCATGGCACTGCGATTTCTTCAGGCTTAGCATATCGCTAAGCCGGGCCATGGCAGAAGGCATCTTCACAATCCTCATTTCCCAACGCCGCCAAATATACGCCAAATATACGTAGGTGTTAGTCTAAAAAGTTACGTAAAAATCCATAGCAAATTATTAATTTAGCTTGTGCATATTAAAGCCACAGGCATCTGTCGCGTCGGGCGGGGTCTGGTGCATCTACCCTAAGGAGACCCTCACTATGTCCAGTCGCGGATTAAACCTCTGCACCCTATCCGGCAATGTCGCCGCTGACCCCCAGGTGCGTAACGTTGAGCGCAAAACCGGCGGCAGCACCCAGGTAGCCGAAATGACCATCTACGTCGATCGCATTCCCAGCCGCAAAGAGAACGACAGCTTTACCGTCGATATCACCGTGTGGGAAGGTTCCCCCGCCTGGCGCAAGCTCACCTACATCAAAAAAGGTTCGCTGATTATTGTCAGCGGTGCGATCGACGCCTCCCCCTACGTCAGCAAAGCCGACTCCCAGCCTCGGGCCGGGCTTCAGCTCAAGGCCAACGACATCTTTTTAGACTCTTCCCCCAGGGCCGAAGACCCCAGCGCCCCGGCCTCAGCGCCCAGGGAACTGGCCACGGCAGAGTTCTAACTTCAGCTATGCTGCTCGGCTGGGGGGGTGCGATCGCGCCACTATCGTTCCACCGCCTCAGCCAGCAGACCAGACATCCACGGAGAGAGCGCCGTGGGTTGAGAGCTAGGATGCGGGTTTCCGCATCCTTTTCTAATTTTGGAATTCTAATTTTGGGGCCGTCTGCGGTAGCTCAATAGCCAGCTCACTATGGTTGCACGCCGGGTCAGCCGTGGTATCAGCTGATCGACGGTGTAGCCTTTAAACCCCAGCTCCTCCTTGAGCAATTGTTTATCGTCTTTCGGAATCGAGCGGGTCAGCTGCACCGTCGCCGGGCGACTCTCAATAAAGTTGGGCGGCTGGGGAAATTTCTCGGCCCAGGCGGGCTCCACCGCCGCGCTATCCCACCCGGTATCGGTCTCCCGGTAGCCCAGCCCGTGCCACACCAGACGGTTCACCGCATCGTCCTCCAGCTCGTCGTTGAGAATGGCCCACAGGGTCTCGTCGGTCAAAGGGGGCATAGACAACTCATCCGCTTTACTAGCTGTCACCCAGGCTAGATTGGCCCCGGTGACACGACCCAAACTAGATCATTATCGCCCAAGCAGCCCAGCGATCCTGTCGTTCCCAGCGTCACACTCAAGCTCAAAGACTCACTTGAATAGGGAGAGGCTGCTCAACAGATCCTCACACTGCAAGCGCGGAGGAACCCATCATGCGACGACCCCATCGTCAAACCGGCCTGCTGCCCCTGGCCTTCAAACTGGTGAAGTATTTCTTGCTGGCCCTGGCAGGCTTAACCATTACCTATATCGCGGCCATTGGTTTAGATTTGCCCTTGATTGCCCAGGCCATTGTGGTCTTTTTAGAACAGGCGCTAGGGCGATCGCTGGTATTGCTGGGCTGCCTGTGGGCGATCGCCGTAATCAGCGAATCTTTGCGCTATTGACCTAAAAATACACAGCGGCGGCGGGGCTAAGACCGCCGCTGCGCTCTGAGCGCCTGGCGGTAGGCTTTAACGGCCTGGGTCTGACTGGGGCGATCGACATAGTTCGCGAGTAGAGCTACGTCCAGCCAGGGCAGGAGTTGGCTGCGCTCTAGGGTTGCATACCCGCCGCCTGGGTCTACCAGGCCATAGATACTGATTTGCTGATTTTGCCAAAACCAAACCTCTTGAACCCCCAAGCCCCTATAGACTTCCAGCTTATCGACGCCGCCGCTGGTGATCACAATCTCTAGGGCAATGTCGGGCACCTCGTGCAGTTCCCCCAGGCAGTAGCATTCGTCGGGTTCTAGGCCCCGGGCAGCGGCTTCTTTACGAAAAGTAGCCGAGCCGTAGCCGTTGAGGTCTAGGTCAAGCTCTTCGGCAAAGGCTTCGATCAGGCGAGCGATGGCTTTCTTTAGCCGCTCATGCTCTGGAGAGGTGGTCATGAGTTCGAGGGTGCCCTCCAGGTAGGTCATCCGCAGGGCGGGAAACTGGTTGAGGAAAAGGGCTACCAGGACATCGTACTGTTGCCAGGTGACACCTTCTAGCACCAGCCGTTGTTCGGCAGCGGGGATGGCGTTAGAAAGATTGAGCAGGGATGCCGTCACGGTGGTCTCAATGCCTCGCTGTCAGGGGTGGCATTTACAGAATGCCTCGATTGTAGCGACTACCGCCCCTGGTTCCCACACTCCGCTGTAACGACTACCACCCCTCGTGGGAATGCCACCCCCGGCGCTCCCGCGCCCCAAGACAAAGGACGCCGAAAAAAACTTTTGTAGCGCTGAATTAACGGTAAGTTATGGGCACGTAAAAGGCCAACTAAACATTCCAGCTCTACTAGGGGTGAGACACAGAACTGCCTATCTTCAGACCTTTCAAAGGCTTTGCGGACAGTGCTACTAAACTGGGGATGTTCCTCGAGCAAGTAGATGACAATACAGCTATCCAAAAACACTCTGACAGGCGCTACTCCCATGCGGCGCGCTCCTCGCTAATTTGCTGATCGATCTCTAAGGCCGTGCGCTGATGCTCGAGGGCTAGAGGGTGGTTGTGCAAGAATTGGAGAATGGCGACGCTGCTACCTTTTTCGAGCTGTTCGGCTTGGAAATGCTCTGGGCTGGCAGTCTGACTTTTTTTGAGCAGTTGAATAAATTGGGCCAGCAGGTTAAGCGCGTCTTGAGGAAGCGTTTCAATATCTTGCTGGATTTGTTCGAGGGTGGTCATGGCTGAACCTGTCCGGGTATGTAGAGCGGGAGGGAATAAGGCTAGCTTGGGTGTAGCACTATTTTATCTACCTAAAAGGCCAGCCTCACCTACATCGGAGCTTTTTGTTGACTTTGGGTTGATTGTCCCCATGCGCTGCGTGGGAACAGTACTTGCGGTGCTCCTGTGTGCGCTAGAAATCCACCCGCCCCTGGCCTGGCTGCCCCCAGTCTTTTTCGCTAATGTTAAGGAGTATTAAACAAGTCTGAGTTTTCTGAGAGGCCCGCCTGTGACCATGACCCTAGCTGCCCCCACCGTTCAAACCTGGCAATGGCAGGGGTTCTCCATTCGCTACCAGCAGATTGGCACCACGGGCACCCCAGTGCTCTGCATCCATGGGTTCGGGGCGTCGAGCGATCACTGGCTGAAGAACCTGCCCGCCCTTGGGGAACAGTATTGCGCCTACGCCATCGACCTGATTGGCTTTGGCCTCTCCGACAAGCCCACCCCCAACCAGCCCCTGGCCTACACCTTTGAGACCTGGGGCCAGCAAATTCTCGACTTTTGCCGCGAGGTGATCGGTCAGCCCGCCTACCTGGTGGCCAACTCCATCGGCTGCATTGTGGCGCTCCAGGCGGCGGTGGATGGGCCAGACTGGGTCAGGGGCGTGGTCATGCTCAACTGCTCGATTCGCCTGCTGCACGAGCGGCGGCGGGCCGAGATTCCCTGGCACCAGCGGCTCAGCACCCCCATTGTGCAAAATCTGCTGGGCTACGCCCCTGCCGGGCGCTTCTTCTTTGCTCGGATTGCCCAGCGCAAGGTGATTCGCAATCTGCTGGGGCAGGCCTACCGCCGCCCAGAGGCCGTCACCGACGAGCTGGTGGAGGCCATTCTCAACCCCGCCCTCACGGTGGGGGCCGCCGATGTGTTTCTGGCCTTTGTGCGCTACTCCCAGGGGCCGCTGCCCGAAGATCTGCTGCCCCAGGTGCATTGCCCCGTGTGGATGATCTGGGGCCAGGATGACCCCTGGGAGCCGGTGGCTCTGGGCCGCAAGCTGGCCAACTTCCCGGCGGTGAAAGCGATGGAAGAACTGCCCGGCGTCGGCCACTGCCCCCAGGACGAGGCCCCTGAGCTGGTGAACCCGCTGGTGCTGGGCTGGCTGGCGGAAGCGGAGGCATAGCGGTAGTCGGTTTGGGTGAGACATTCTGTAGATGAACGTTCAAGCGTTTGAATGTTCACACGTTGGTTTTCCCTGGAACTGAGCATCGATCGCGAGCCTTTGACCGGAGTTAATATTGGTGCCGTCTAAATTTCTAATTGGGCAGGCGTTGCAGGGGGGCGGGCAGCAGCATGTTGGGGGGCAGATAGCCGCCGTAGAGGGCGTGGGAGCGGCCAATCACCTGGTTGAGGGCGGCGGTGTAGGACTCTCCCGGTTCGCGGGGCAGGGCGATGCGGGTCAGGTAGGCCGGGGCGTAGAGGGCCTCAAAATGGCGGCTGACCTCGGGGAAGATGAGGCGATCGCCGTCGAAGTCAAAGGCCAGATCGAGGGCACCGTCGGGCCGGGGCAAAAATTCTGGGTTGCCCAGCAGCACCAGGGATGGGGCCAGGGCGATTTCGCCGCTGCCGCTGGAGAGCAAATGCACGATCGCGGCGGTGCGGTGGTCAGTCGCCCCAAGGGGAGCATCGCCTGATTCTGCCCGTTCCTCGGCGGGAAACAGCTGCTGCACCACAGCAGGGTCAAACGCAGACTGCTGGGTAGCCCCAGCCAGCCGGGCGGCGGGCCAGGCGGGAATGCGAAAGTCTTGCAGGGTTTGACCGTGGAGCACGCTGGAGGCGTTGGCCCCATCCACCCCCGTGACCTGGCTGAGCTGGGGCTGATAGGCGGCCACCAGGGGCAAAAAACGACCCTGCTGGGGCGGCAGGGCGGAGGGGGGATGGCCAATGCTGAGGTTGTGGGCGGTGGCCATGGTCTGGGCCAGGGCGGCGAAGTCCCAGCGGTTGACCTGGCCGTGGGACACCAG encodes the following:
- a CDS encoding AMP-binding protein; translation: MGQPLKTLLQRRWDDDWLVGPSSRSFWLHLGQLIPVFAAYRASVDSYSPGVLIAESDPLLFLAACLAAWSEGCTVVLANPGWGDRERQQLQALVRPRWDAPVCPEIQGYPCQVVGSQPGQILIPTGGSSGQIKFAVHSWDTLSVSIEGFRSHFGVKAVHAYCVLPLFHVSGLMQALRVLVSGGCLALQPYSDLKRENYLSLPPGGFLSLVPTQLQALLALGGGFIPWLRGFRAVLLGGAPAGRSLLDAAQAAQIPVALTYGMTESAAQVATLLPEEFLAGHRSSGRPLPHVKITILNDQGQPLPLGQVGRVVIRARSLALGYWGFSGKGGLVGSAHPTGLATDDMGYLDDGGYLHVVGRSSSKIITGGENVFPEEIEAVLLATGGVKDACVVGLPCDRWGERLCALVVMNSTELLPDLPERLRSLLAPYKLPKQWILVSALPRTAQGKLSRPQALALAQWILAMA
- a CDS encoding o-succinylbenzoate synthase yields the protein MRPYKRRFVQPLQTAHGPWVWREGLLLRLRDSLGRVGYGEVAPIPWFGSESLAEALAFCQAQGGEWRFPSGSLRESHPIPNELPATQFGLESAMVDLTSEHSTDGQEPAISAICGLLPAGESVLKVAFQRLAQGHCTLKWKIGVHPIANEISWLEQLMKAIPPEARLRLDANGGLSLAEAEQWLAVCDRINDNPQIATVEYLEQPLSVERVGEMREMGQRYQTAIALDESVATVAQLEACWGLGWRGVVVVKPAIAGSPHKLEAFCQQHRPQLVDCQAKDDGSVGYTGQGFRFKVSRRPYTLHPAPRTAGPCQNQLGQGLVFSSVFETVVGRRAALALAARCSPTPAPALGFGTQGCFADDWDTLTPAELWDSL
- the menA gene encoding 2-carboxy-1,4-naphthoquinone phytyltransferase, whose product is MTTQSVNQADRKLWLAAIKPPMYSVAIMPMVVGSAIAYAETGQFDGGIFALFLLAAVLILAWENLSNDVFDAETGIDVNKAHSVVNLTRNRRLVFALANLCLGLGIAGIVAIALIQQDPTVLAIILLCCGLGYMYQGPPFRLGYQGLGEVLCFFSFGPLAMGAAYYSQTQSWSWGSQMAGAMVGLSTTLVLFCSHFHQVEDDLAAGKRSPIVRLGTQRGAALVPWVCGAFFAIAALALVLGIFPVWTALVFFSLLSAWRLGRHVTRYHDQPSRVFNAKFFAIGFHFWSGVLLSLGFWLSV
- a CDS encoding single-stranded DNA-binding protein → MSSRGLNLCTLSGNVAADPQVRNVERKTGGSTQVAEMTIYVDRIPSRKENDSFTVDITVWEGSPAWRKLTYIKKGSLIIVSGAIDASPYVSKADSQPRAGLQLKANDIFLDSSPRAEDPSAPASAPRELATAEF
- a CDS encoding DUF1823 family protein, whose protein sequence is MPPLTDETLWAILNDELEDDAVNRLVWHGLGYRETDTGWDSAAVEPAWAEKFPQPPNFIESRPATVQLTRSIPKDDKQLLKEELGFKGYTVDQLIPRLTRRATIVSWLLSYRRRPQN
- a CDS encoding Uma2 family endonuclease, whose translation is MTASLLNLSNAIPAAEQRLVLEGVTWQQYDVLVALFLNQFPALRMTYLEGTLELMTTSPEHERLKKAIARLIEAFAEELDLDLNGYGSATFRKEAAARGLEPDECYCLGELHEVPDIALEIVITSGGVDKLEVYRGLGVQEVWFWQNQQISIYGLVDPGGGYATLERSQLLPWLDVALLANYVDRPSQTQAVKAYRQALRAQRRS
- a CDS encoding alpha/beta fold hydrolase, which translates into the protein MTLAAPTVQTWQWQGFSIRYQQIGTTGTPVLCIHGFGASSDHWLKNLPALGEQYCAYAIDLIGFGLSDKPTPNQPLAYTFETWGQQILDFCREVIGQPAYLVANSIGCIVALQAAVDGPDWVRGVVMLNCSIRLLHERRRAEIPWHQRLSTPIVQNLLGYAPAGRFFFARIAQRKVIRNLLGQAYRRPEAVTDELVEAILNPALTVGAADVFLAFVRYSQGPLPEDLLPQVHCPVWMIWGQDDPWEPVALGRKLANFPAVKAMEELPGVGHCPQDEAPELVNPLVLGWLAEAEA